Proteins encoded in a region of the Nicotiana tomentosiformis chromosome 9, ASM39032v3, whole genome shotgun sequence genome:
- the LOC104115064 gene encoding uncharacterized protein produces the protein MSNKSPIFPFVEPQHFSDYGFDPQIDYFQILEEARKHKIRETARSSIDTVHFKLQKPISKDESSKKIKKNSSRKKWWKNALLFFKRSSNSKNDKISGDGDLDVDGEVHRRCATFRGSVSGPVYITESRSGSNTPCRTTSRPSSGPLAGTLTPSRKGDFEIPYINLREFNMDPQQHRISTTSAMPIYLVT, from the exons atgtCAAACAAATCCCCCATTTTCCCCTTTGTTGAACCTCAACACTTCAGTGACTATGGCTTCGACCCTCAAATCGATTATTTTCAG ATTTTGGAAGAAGCAAGAAAGCACAAGATTAGAGAAACGGCAAGATCTTCTATAGATACAGTTCATTtcaagctacaaaaaccaatctcAAAAGACGAATCTtcaaaaaagataaagaaaaacaGTAGCCGCAAAAAATGGTGGAAAAATGCTCTGCTATTTTTCAAGAGGAGCAGTAattccaaaaatgacaaaatctccGGCGACGGTGATCTTGACGTCGACGGCGAAGTTCACCGCCGGTGTGCTACTTTCCGGGGATCAGTATCTGGACCGGTTTATATTACTGAGAGCAGAAGTGGGTCAAACACGCCTTGCCGTACAACCAGCCGTCCGTCGTCCGGTCCACTCGCTGGCACTTTGACTCCTAGCCGGAAAGGTGATTTCGAGATCCCGTACATTAACCTCAGGGAATTTAACATGGACCCGCAGCAGCATAGGATCTCGACAACTTCAGCTATGCCCATATATTTGGTTACGTGA